A stretch of the Hyperolius riggenbachi isolate aHypRig1 chromosome 11, aHypRig1.pri, whole genome shotgun sequence genome encodes the following:
- the LOC137537946 gene encoding uncharacterized protein, which translates to MSVASFDELLYLVSPLICRQHTNMRQPVSPAERLLLTLRFLATGESFASLHFQFRLGRSTIHGIVHETCKKIWEVLQPLYMPEPTEEVWKEAAQVFKAKADFPNCVGAVDGKHMVRIQVPTGSGSRYYNSKKYFSVVLMAVVDANYRFLAVDVGSYGSTADSRIFRSSSIGQKLYAGQLNLPAPCPIVEVGDEAFALHPNIMKPFPRKNLDTTKRVFYYWLTRARRYVECAFGILSNKWRVFHTTLVMTSDNVDNVVNAACVLHNFVRMKEGINSEEIPDHGFIDVSSNFVTGNNEAVDVRSRFANYFV; encoded by the exons ATGTCAGTAGCATCTTTTGATGAGTTGTTGTACCTGGTGTCACCACTGATCTGCAGACAACATACCAACATGAGGCAACCGGTTAGCCCAGCTGAGAGACTACTGTTGACTTTAC ggtTTCTTGCTACTGGTGAGTCATTTGCCTCACTACACTTTCAATTTCGTTTAGGAAGGTCAACGATTCATGGTATTGTGCATGAAACCTGTAAGAAAATTTGGGAGGTTCTACAGCCACTGTACATGCCGGAACCAACAGAGGAGGTTTGGAAGGAGGCTGCACAAGTCTTTAAAGCCAAAGCCGATTTTCCCAACTGTGTCGGTGCTGTTGACGGAAAGCATATGGTACGTATCCAAGTGCCTACAGGTTCAGGTTCCCgttattataattctaaaaaatacTTTTCAGTGGTACTTATGGCAGTAGTTGATGCAAATTACAGGTTTTTAGCAGTGGATGTGGGGTCCTATGGTAGCACTGCAGACTCCCGCATTTTTCGTTCATCCAGTATTGGACAAAAACTGTATGCTGGACAGTtgaacctgcctgcaccctgtcccattGTTGAAG TTGGAGATGAGGCTTTTGCTTTGCACCCTAACATTATGAAGCCATTTCCTCGTAAAAATCTTGACACCACCAAGCGTGTATTTTATTATTGGCTCACCAGAGCTAGAAGGTACGTTGAATGTGCCTTTGGAATACTATCCAATAAATGGCGAGTATTCCATACCACCCTTGTCATGACATCCGACAATGTTGATAATGTTGTCAATGCCGCGTGTGTTCTACACAACTTTGTACGGATGAAGGAAGGTATCAATTCAGAAGAGATCCCAGATCATGGCTTCATCGATGTCTCTAGTAATTTTGTGACAGGAAATAATGAAGCTGTAGATGTAAGAAGCAGGTTTGCTAACTATTTTGTGTGA